The Rosa rugosa chromosome 3, drRosRugo1.1, whole genome shotgun sequence sequence AAGTTGGTGTGGTTTAAATTTGTTTGCATGCATATATAAAACAACCATTGATCGATGGATATGATATGGCAGAATTTTGAGGTAGATCGAGCATCTTAGTGATCTACACCATTGGCAGTGTGGCTGACTTGAAACTTTCGATCGGGAGGCATAAGTTAATTATAAACTAACAGTTAAGTTACCGATCATATGCTAGCTGAATTGCTATATATTACATTATAAATCGATCAAACTTAGATTACAAAGAGTGATAGCAGCAATTTAAAGGACGCGCGACAAAAACTAATCACGATACTAGCTTCAACAAAGGACACGGAATTACTAAGTACATTTAAACTCTGAGTACGGTCCTGAAGAACAATGAGACCAAACCTCCAACTAATTTCATGAAgaataaagtgtaaaattacaTAGCAAATCATGGCTACATGATCTTTAATGAACAGACCAGATCAATATctcaacaaacaaaacaaaacaaaaaaaattgatagtTACCGTAACAAATGATACATCAACTTTGATCTATTGAATGAATTGGTGTCAAAACTTTCAAATTGACAATAAGGTATATCCAAACTATTGAAGATCACATACATTTGTTACCTATGCTAATTTCCGTATGTTTTCCACCAATGTCAGGTATATAATTTTTGTCAAATCACCTACCTATTTCCCACTTATGAAATTTTGGGGGTAtttgacaaaaaacaaaaaaaaaggcgGAAGTTAGTCTATATATATACCAACTGATATAGTTTGCGTACGTACCTTAGTGATCCATCAGTTTGAAAATTGGAGCACCCATTTTTCTGATGGACAAAGGTTCATATACCCCTATACCCTAACAAATAATCATGATCTTCGGTTCATCCTAATTAGGGTCTAGTTTTGCCCCCTGCAGTCTCTATGTTCAATAGGCATCTGGAAGCGGCAAAGAGGGCAATGGAGCTTCTCTCCCAGCCATCGTACTATGCATTTGTCATGAAACATATGCCAACAAGGCGTGCAAAAGACATCATCTAACACTGCAAACTCTTCCATACAAATACTGCAAATCTCACTCTCGCGAACTGTACATCGGCTGTTTCTTTCTTCACAGTCCTCCTCATCGTCGCCCGCATTATCATCATCACATTCTATCTCATTATCTTTTACCACTCTAACTCTCTTTAGCTTCTTTTTAATCAATGACTCTCTTTCCATCAAACACCTTTCGCAGCGGAAGGTTATATGCTCACTCGCAATATAAACCCACAAGCTCAGTATTTTTCGATCCTTGTTGTACTCTAACTTGTCAATTATGCGACCCCAGTCTGTAATCTCATTGACTATTGCACTGTGATTATTTTCGTCGATTCCAAGTTCAGAAAGAATGTAAAAAAGACAGTTCTTATACGAGTCGTTGTTCATGTGGCTCTGATCTAACTGGCACAAATCAGATTGGTGCACCGCTTCAGTTCTCTCTTCCGATCGGTGAATGAGGGTTCGGGTTCTATGATCTTGTGAGACATTGAAGTATTTGTGTTTGACGTAGTAGTCAAACTTGATAAAAAGTTGAACCGGTGAAGGTTCTTTGTGATATTCGTTGAGTTGTGCATCAAGGGGAGTGACGTGAAAGTAGAAGCGATTGAGTGAGTGAGTTACTTCCATCGCAAGTGATCGTATACAcacaacaactcaaaaacatagaATATAGCGAATAGTAGAAAAACCACGACTGCCTATATATACAGGATATTTGGGTAGGTTTTAAACACCGTTTAGATTTGTGAAGTCCAGCCCACTTCATATCATAATTCCTTTTGGTCACTGACTTGTGCGTACGTGTGAGTTGCCCTAGTTGACAACAATACAACTTAGATTCCCGGCAGCAACTAGGATTAATCctagttttattattattattattattatttatttaattatggATGCATTCGAAGAATTTATATATCATCTGGAAAACCCTTACTCGTGAGTGTGAGAATCTATTTGACTTTTATTATAACAAAACCTGAAAACACCAGATGGAACAGTAACTCTATGTATTTGAAAAACAAACAAGGCTTGTAATTAAACAACACAATTAAGAAGACCTCAATAATTGTTGACACAGTGTAAACTTCACCACTGAGGAAACCTCACtacgtggcttttaacgtagccaacacgaggaACAAATCCACTATTAAATTAAATTGTTACAGATCACAAGTCTTAGTATTCAGCACAACTATGTTACTAGCAACACAGCTAACTTGTATACAATTTGAAAAGCCTATTCTGCAAACTCAAATCTCTCAATGACTGGTAAGCTTCAACGAATCAATCTTTCCCTTTCTTCTTGTATCAAGGACTCACCGATCTCAAGTATGATATGTGAGAAAGAATGCAGTGAACAAGAAGAGTAAGTATGAAGGAGAGTGTTTCCAGAAATCAGTTTGTGAAGACTATGCAACACATGAAACAATCAACAATACCTAATATCAAAAACTCTACCTTCACATGTCAGTTTGAAAACCTTATATAGAGGAGCAAGACTCCCCCTTAATCAAATCTCTTCTTAATCATAGAATAAGATAAACATAGAAAGgttttaaaactgttttgaatatgcaatcaaatcttttctaaCAGTAATCAATATCTCTATCGGATATGCATTTTGAAAGTATTGTCAATCAGATGAGATTTTCAGATCAATTAAAAgctatgcatatcaatttagaatcATGCAATAATGATATGAATTAAAGACACCTTCATCGTAAGATCAGTGAGCATGAttcccttgatttcctcttgatGATCCAATAGTCTTGAGTCACCGGAAAGGCAGGAGAAATATTCTCCTAATCCTTTGCGACTTCTGATCTCCTAGTAGCCTTTTGTTTCCTAGTGTCTTTGGGAATGTGTGTGTTGAATGAGAATAGCCTAACATACTtacaaaaccctaaaaaaccGAAGAGGTACTAGCTTTGCAATTCTTTCTCTCCAACAAAGGCGAATCCAACTTTCTGAAACCAGCTGCAGGAATACTTAATACCTTAGTTGCATTGAGAAAGTCTTATTTCTCTAATATGCAAATCTAGGTAGGAATAataatgagattttttttttattagaggAAGACGTCAAACTTTTATTGATCATGCAAACTAGTGAGTACAAATTTGAGTAACAACGTTACTCAAAGCTGGAGAATGGAACCTTCCCAAACAAAGTGAAAATTTGAAGCTAAAGCAGCCTTTGCTATGTTATGAGTATAGCACTCTATCAGCATAAGACAATgtagaagaaggaaaagaagacaacaaaaatctaATATCCTCCATCACTCTTCCCAATTCAGAGACGTCCTCATTCCCATTTGCCTAGACCGCAAGCACAATAGTCAAGCAATTAGACTCAATAGCAACAGGGGCGAAATGAAACTCCTCCACCAAACTTTAAGCTGCCCTCGCAACCAATGCCTCCATCACCACTACAAAAAGGCTCTTTAGTTCAATTAAAGTAATTAACTTGTCTTATAGATATATAAACATGGGCCGCGATAACCAATCAATATTATGAATGCAAAAGTCAATCAGTAGTAAAGTCTGGTCTCTTTAACACATCAGAATAGGTAAAGTAATTAATCAATTTACCCAAAAAGCTAAAGTAATAAATGAATAATTTACTCCATTGAAGAAAACCCATCCGACATTATATTTTCTTCACCAATATTTATATAAAATTCTTTTAGTATCTTTCGGAATTCAAAGTTTAGAGGGTgtataaaatataattttttcttGATTTAATGATTAGTTCttcttttataatttttcttcaAAAGAAGAATACGTGAAACATTGAATTTAATATTGTATCGCTCAATATTGACATTGCGATGTTGTACACTAATTTAATGTCTTGGGAGGGTCCAAATTCCAAATCTTGGTTCCACCCCTGACTACAAAATTGCACAAAAGCACGCCGAGCACATGCTCCTCCAACAACCAAACCAGTGCTATCATGCACCACTACACCCCAACTCCCTACACCTCCTAAGAAAACCTTAAGCCAACCAACCTGTGGAGGCTGCCACGCCCTAACACTCCTAATGGCCTCCACACGCACTGATCTAGATGCCTTGAAAGCTGTGAAGAAATAATtcaactggaaaaaaaaaatctgattcaTAGAGAGAAATTTATCagactaagagcatctttagctgactctctattttggctccttaactattttagagagcatgtttagctttttatctattttagcagctgcactagACTCCTAaatggctctctattataacttttagctatctcgctcttaaatatagagagcgagatgaagcTCTCTAttatttaaaacattcattttgagttattttatgtaatttataaatacatttaaactattttttttttgatcaaataaaaacttcattaataatgaactgcttacaacgagttttaggcGACATCTCTTATACAAAAATGGCCaatagacttcacactggaactctataatgactgactctaaacttgcactacaactgtatggCAAAGACAACAAAcgcaggagcagtgaatctTTGACAGCTCACCTCTTGTCCAGCCAATAAGAACTCTAAACtggacaactcacttgtgtcaacactaactcaccaaccagagtcctcctgactagcttttgatcgaccaagccaacactcgttgtgacctaaacCCGACCAACAGAATTCCCGGACATTCGGACCTGGGACTAAAATAAACCCCACACCGTCACCACCAAATTGTCAACACCATCAACCCACAACTGCCTCAACTCGCCATCGCCGCCGACCCAAAACCAGACAGGAACTATCCACTAGAAGGCCATTAATGCTCGTCTATGGCACAGCCAGACTTTTTTGCTGACCCAAAACCAGATAGGtaggacccactagaaggccgaagcgaagattgtctctgccacaTCTTGTAGTACACACGACCCGACAGCTAACACCTAACACAACTGGAAACAATAGCTAATACCACACACCAAACCTTGGTTGTGCCTTAttaccaacaaaacaaaaacaaaaataaaacccaaccctaaaccctaaaaagactgaaaacaaaaaaccaaataatCCAGGCCCAAAATGCATCCGGCCCACGTTGAAGTAATTGGTTGCAGACGTAGTGACCCAACCATCTTGCCGGCGCACCACCGTCTCCTACCTTCCGCCAGCAAGCCACGCCGTCCTTCCTTAGGTCGAAAATGAAGCACTCAACCCAGATCGGTATCAACCGATCCGATCTAGACACAATACACTTGAAAGGGAAGACCAATAGTCACCAGCTGAGCCCGGCCCAACCTCACCATGCCCACCGCCGGCAGACCACCAATTGCGTCGTCCGTCCATTGTCGTCGGACCAACATCATCGTCATTCCACCATCCCCGCCGCGCCAAAGGTAAGCGCCGCCTCCTCCAAGCAAATCGATTCCCAAATTGGACCCGTGAAACTCACTCCAGATGGGATCAGTACGATCCGATCCAATCCACGCCGCCACAGATCCAACCTTGCCCGGCAACCTCCGAACCTGCATCTCCACACTGTTTCGTCGACGATCCCAGCGAAGCAGCAACCCAAACACAGCTactgtgagcccccgaaaattttgtttaatttttagaatgtaatttttcgccaataagattttcgcaaggtaatttaagtgaaggaatttattttggaaattattttggtatcgAGATTACGATTCGGGCctcatgatttaagtgtgggccAGAGTTCCTCGTTTTGGGCCTAAGATGAAGTCAAGAATTAATTAAGGAAGTTTCAGACGAAAAGCGAATGAAAGAAAAGTCCCGAGCCCAAAACCCGAAAGAAATTAGCTAGGAGAGTTTCGTAATTCGTCGCAAGGGCAAAATTGGTATTTCACGCACACaactataaatagaaaaaaattggAAGCCCTAGTCCCATTTCTCCCTTGCAGCCGCGTCCTTCTCCTTccctctcccccgacctctcgctctctctctctcgttctccctctgccatcaccggagactccatctccggccaccatctcaccacatCACTTCCACCAGTCGACGCAACACCTGAACCCGACCAAAACCCACCCGGAATCACCGACATGCATCGCCGGTAGCCTCCACACGCGACCACCAAAAGCTGCGACACCACTGCCCTTTCTCCTTCGTCGATTTCCGACCATCACCATGCCACACTGACACCACCGTCCGACTCAGTGGACAAGGAAGAGCGAAACCCGTGAGCATCATCACTCGTCGATGTCGGGAAACCGCCGTACCAGCATCGTCGGAGGCCTCGGCCCTGCATGCCCTCGTTCTCTACTCTCCAGCTCGGATCGAGCTAAACAACCTCCGTAGCTGGAATCAAGGCTTCACGATGCATCAAAGCCATAGACCCTCAGCCTCCGATTTCGGCCAGAGCCCCCGCACGCGTCTCACGCGCCACCGCTGGCACGTGAGCCAACCTAGCGTCACCGTGAGCACCACCAGCTTATTCTCTTCGTTCGGTAAGCTGGATTCTATCCCTTCTTCTTAGTGAGGCTTCTACTTTGATCTAGATTGAGAACCCTAACTCGATTTCTTAATTTGAAATCTGTGAGGATTTTGGAATATGTGTTCTGGAGGTTTTGGAGGAAGGGAGGTCTGCAAAATTGTAAGCCTTCGGAGAAGAGAAGTGCTGGGTCAGTTCCATTTGTATTGAGGAAAGGTAAGGATTCAAGAACTCGGTTTTGGAATGAATTTGGTTAAGAGTTGGACTGTTGATCTTGTCATATCTGTTAGGTGCCCAAAGCAATTGTTGGAGCTGGATTGCAGCAATTGGATTTAGCCCTCagtttggagaagaagaaatggTAAGGGTCTGGGTTTTGAATCTATTGTTGGTGAAACTGTGGTGGTTGTAATCTGTTGTTTGTAGCCTCATGAATGGGAAAGTGTTAAAATGGTGATATGGATATGTTGTTGAGTGGATTGGAATTGATAGGAAATTGTCCTTGTTGATTTAATTATGAAAGCGGTGATTTGGCTAATTGCAtgagaaaaattataaataagaaTGGACCGGTTTTGGATAAGTGAATTAATATGTGGAATGTTCAATTTAAGGTCCGTGAATAGAAATATTCCAAACCTACCATATCCCGGAATTATTGTATAATGAAATTATTCGGGAATGGTGGTTGCTATTTAATAGCTTAGGGTTTAAAGGCTAAATAAAATGAGGTCAAACCGGTTGACCGAAATTTTAGTATGGgaagaagtgtgatcaccatatcccgaatgagcttACTATGTTAAatgaattgttcgggaatggaaattgccatttgttttcttaaggtaaaaaaggtaaagaaatgaaggtgcaggtgctaagtataatcaccatatcctaaatgattcaaatgctatatcatttggatttggattgtttgggaatggataatagaatttatcaactaaaggaaaattctataaacacaagttctagatcatttttcgattaaaggataatccgatggactataaggaaattaagtaaatgttttggttgctcggttagttgagttataatgaagtcaggttacttattggtttaattttattataaaggacccgaGCGTGTGCATTTGGAAGTGGACAAAGTGTTGAAAGTCgagaacgaacccgaatgtgggcaagcactccaattccaggtagggtgagctgtcccttccttgttagaggcttttcagtatatgtggaatgctatactatgatagtatgttgcctgcaagaacgtttttggttgttcatcagtcgatgcctcgtgatacatgtgttttcagagctgataattgttgattgcgaaaaccgaggctagacttgcatgttgagatactgtaccctttgtatgtttgtgacctgaaagtgaatgggacctagacgcgttgattcctagggatcccacggtgtcgataaccgtgaacctccggagggggctgtgctcctatgtttgtcggggaaaggtaagtacagacagtgaaccagtcataggagactcagagccaggaaatggacactttcgctacttgtagtcacaaggactacaaagtagttggctggttctcttactcaggacgaaccagatcggtcactgatttattttactttagccggcaggtaagtatctcggagctccaagtgtgtgaagcatactgcacatgtttaatgaaagaaaacgaatgtttgtggttgccacttttcttaaagcatttttcgataaacgtgcacaatattatgtagtaaatattttcaagtatattattttttcaaacctagcatggttgggtcggcccctactgggcatgcgaggacgaaagctcacccctactatagtgtgcaggtttcgagcatgtggtcgggaagcgtacaggggaggcacatggcacggcttggcgcatttctctttagttttatcaaaagaaggttttggtccttaatcggattttgtagtagctagtttatttactttttatttatttcctactcgtttacaaaaaaattccgggagacccgtaaccctggggcgcgtctcccatacttgtagttacttagtaatccgttttattttccaaattgggctccgattgcaagcccaaaactcttagcccatttcgaattccgcttttgacaatgtgttgttaggttgctagaatgatttgtccaagaaagtgttttgtaaaccaacaacctaaactcaaaaggccttgcggtttcgggttgatgagctatcgagatgccattcgtgacatgtcgattcctcattggctcggagtcgcggcgctgtgggacccccctttcgggtcaccacagtaaagtggtatcagagctctaggTTCCGAAATACTTTCGAAATCGTTTTTGCAAAACTGCAACCCTTGTCATAATTTTTTTCAAGTGTCGAATTTGGTTGGGCAAAACGCTCGAATTTCTTGGACATTTTAAAGTatgttggtaaaaaaaaaaaaaaaaaatgttttcgaCGTCCttcctttattttattcttcCCGGAGGATACCCTATTGCCTTATTTCGCTTGCAAATATTTTTCATTGAGGCTACTTCCGAGTCAttcaaagaatttccaacggATTTAAAAAGTAAAGATACATTTGAGGTTCCTGGAAAAAgaattttgtttgtttccttGTGGTGCTTTAAAGTTtggtttaaattttaaattgccAATGCCGTCATGATGCCACTCGACCACAAACGCTCCAAAGGTAGTAAGTATGAAAATTGGATAAAGTGTTGGGTAAATTATTAGGGGATTGAGCATTAAGGAGTTAACGAAGTTATATTCGGTGAGTTGATACTCGGAAAAGTAAGTTAGAGATGAAGTTgaaaggaatatttgtgtacccccatgctagtgttatacagtaaattttattgatggattaaagttgttgtactacatatattgttgcacgtattgaaaaatatagagTGTTGTGTGGAGCAAAGTGAAAAATTGAGTAAAAGTGAGATCATGTCCCCTATATAGTCATTTGGATAAGTGGTGTTCGTATTTTCACTcgatttcctcttcttccttccgagcgatggcccgactgcagcggttccccatcgatgCTCTACGGAAAGAAAGTGTGATTTTCGAGTAAGGTAGACACCACTCAAGTGTTTCCCAAGTGGTGGATTGATAGGGAAACTTGTAATGGCAACACAAACATGAAATTGATTATTGCTTGAGCTTGGCATCTCCCCAATCTTGTTGTTAATTGGTGGAACGATATGaagctttgttgctttggaaacTCTAATGTTGTATTGTTGTGCTGACAAGATTACTTTGTGGGGAAGCACAGAAATTCAGGAAAGACCAGTGGAGTCACATAAACTATTCTTGAGTTGTCATTGGTCTGCatagagttgagaaattatgttCCCTATAATCAGGGAAATTGTTGGGAAAATAAATGATTGCGGAACCAGCAACGTACTCGGAAATGTTAGTATGCTTTGAGATCACAAGGTCACGACCTTGTACTGGTATTTAGTAGGATCACTAGCAACGTTTCTAAGAATGGTCAAGAAAAGATCTTTAAAGGATTATAACTTTAGCAGCCAGTTTTCTGTACTTCAAGGAATCTTTGATCGCTTTGAAGTCAATAACGCTACGAATTTCAGAACGTAGACAAGTTGGTAGCACACTCTTGAAAGACAACTTTGATTACGTGGTTAGAATGACGCTGAAATGGTGACGTCAAGGCGTAATTGAAAAGTTCAAAAATCTAGGTGACAAATTGCGCATTTACCTCACGTGTTTGCTTTTGAGACAAGGAATTCGTAACATTTCTTCCACACCAGGAGTTTACATTAACTGTTTTACGTTCTTGCCTCTTACTACAAAAGTTGATTTTCGTCTCTTGCATTACTAAAATGTTTTCCTCATAAGTCAAGAGACTACACCTTAAACAATCAAGTTTTCCTTACTAAAGTGTTCTGTTTTACAAAGCTCGAACATTTTgggttcttcaaaaaaaaaaaaacacaaaaaaaaaaaaaaacaaaaaaattctaCAACCTAGACTTTGAAAACAAACTCAAAACTATCTTCAAGGCTGTTTCAGCAAAATGCATTTGAAATTATTTCCTTACCTACCAAAAAGTTTGTGCCAACAAATCTTGTTCGAAAAGTAGGAGAGTTTACAATTTCCCTATTCTGttttcaagcaaaaaaaaaaaaaaaaaaaaaaaaaaaaaaaattgaaattccaaGAATTTTACTATTTTGTCTCCGCAACTACTCGAAATTTAGTTTTATCCGACCTCTACTActtttaaatttctgaaattttgacgACGGTCTCAGTCAGCATTTCTACATCGAACCTACTGATCttgatttggttgaaattgcatATCCAAAATTTTAGTAGTGAACTCATTCAAAATTATTTTCCAACTTCTTGGAAACTTGAAATGTTAGTCTCGTTGTGGCTTTCTCTTATCATTAGTTATCTTTTATGTAAACTGGTGGTTGAAAGAATGTTAGTTCACCTTCGGATTTACTCAGGGCACCCATTTCGAAAGTAAAGGATTACTTTAAAGGAGAATATTTAGaaattactttttcttgttgtcgGACGAGGACACAAGAAAATAAAGTGCTTGTAACCGATTCAACTATTTTGGCTTGACCAAAAATTGAAGGAGCGCTTATGACttgatttttgagttttgacatcaAACGAGTTCGTATGATAGAAATGATAGTTCAAGGTCGAGACCGTTAATGGAAATGCTACGAACTTTACAAATCTCGAGGAGTCAACTTCGATTggtgatcctcgaatttcgtTGAAACTTAGCGAAAAGTATTGTTGCAACTTGATGCCTTGAGCATTGGACGGTTTGTTTGGTCAATGCCAAGCGACCTATTGATTGGTGTCTCATGACGTGTTGTAGGTACTTAGGTGTTGCGATTTCACAATGTGACATCGAATTTACTGAATCGTTTGCTTGGTTTCGACGTCATATGTACAAGCTGCCACAATTGTTTGTCCATGGAGTAAACAGTATCCGCTAAGCTACGTATAAGTGTGCATGAGGTATGACAACCAAGATCGTTGATAACTACGAGGCGGACGACAGCGATGACATCGTTGACGTGTCATTTGTAGTGACGCTCTACGAAACTTATTTAGGTTGACCAATGGAGAAAGCTCGGTTTCTCTCCTTGGTTGCCACTTATATTTAAGGCTCAAATTCCCGAGTAATTTTATACTCTCGTTAAATGGGAATTGAGCGTAGACGTCGATTTGTTTTCGGTGATTTTGAAAAGTAAGCGATTATTGCATGGTTGCAACGAAGTTGCTATTCAGCGAGTTGCTTATCGAAAAGAAGCAAGATTCACGGAATAAAGTGTATCCTATGGAACGTATGATAGGAACACTTACTGAATTGATAAAGATAGCTCCGGAATGGGGATATGAAATTAATGGAAGCACGAATTGTGAAAGTTTTACGAATGTCATTGTGTTGTGTAAGATAATGTGTGACGGGGCATTCCACGCGAATTGTTTACAAGTAATGCTTGAGGATTCTTACACTAAAATGTTGGTCATTTAGTTGTGGAAATGAGGTCGACGAGTGGATTTGCCACTGCTTTGCAGTATGTGgttattgagattagtggtTGACTAAGTGTTAGTCCCCGATTTGTTATAAGACTCTTTGAATTATTCGGAAAGGCTAAAATTATAATGTCTTTGTATATGGCATTGAGCTCAGAGGAGTTGGATGAGACAATGAAATCAAATGTTTGCACATACACACACAATGTGATAGAGGAAAAGTGCAATTTGCGAAAAAACAAATGGTTATAGAGTTTGATGAGGTCGTCCCCATAAGTGGAGTAAGATGTACCATGTGAATGGTAAAGGTTCAAAAAGTATCAGAGGAAGGTAAAACAATGTCTTGTGCAAACTCGAGCCCGAGGTGAAAAGAAGTAACCTCTCTCATTCATACATTGGgtaaatttcgaggacgaaatttattttaaggggggtagagtgTGAGcacccgaaaattttgtttaatttttagaatgtaatttttcgccaataagattttcgcaaggtaatttaagtgaaggaatttattttggaaattattttggtatcgAGATTACGATTCGGGCctcatgatttaagtgtgggccAGAGTTCCTCGTTTTGGGCCTAAGATGAAGTCAAGAATTAATTAAGGAAGTTTCAGACGAAAAGCGAATGAAAGAAAAGTCCCGAGCCCAAAACCCGAAAGAAATTAGCTAGGAGAGTTTCGTAATTCGTCGCAAGGGCAAAATTGGTATTTCACGCACACaactataaatagaaaaaaattggAAGCCCTAGTCCCATTTCTCCCTTGCAGCCGCGTCCTTCTCCTTccctctcccccgacctctcgctctctctctctcgttctccctctgccatcaccggagactccatctccggccaccatctcaccacatCACTTCCACCAGTCGACGCAACACCTGAACCCGACCAAAACCCACCCGGA is a genomic window containing:
- the LOC133737283 gene encoding uncharacterized protein LOC133737283 — protein: MEVTHSLNRFYFHVTPLDAQLNEYHKEPSPVQLFIKFDYYVKHKYFNVSQDHRTRTLIHRSEERTEAVHQSDLCQLDQSHMNNDSYKNCLFYILSELGIDENNHSAIVNEITDWGRIIDKLEYNKDRKILSLWVYIASEHITFRCERCLMERESLIKKKLKRVRVVKDNEIECDDDNAGDDEEDCEERNSRCTVRESEICSICMEEFAVLDDVFCTPCWHMFHDKCIVRWLGEKLHCPLCRFQMPIEHRDCRGQN